The DNA region GACAGCGCAATTCCGAGGATCACGTCCCCTTATAAATCGCGCGCGACGTCGCAGTAGTATCGCAGACTGTAATCGCCGCGATAACAGTGCACAAATGGGGTGGAGTGCCCGGTGTACGGCCCGAATGGCATCAGCGCGTCGGAATTCGATTTTCTGGAAAACGAACGCTCTTAATATAGAATTACAGATGAGAATCTTGACTTGCAGATCGATAGGAATCGGTGTCACTCATCTGACAGAGCGTTACTGCTTATCGGAACCAGCATCTTTGCTATGTCGCTTCCGAAACGGGGTCGCTCGGTATTTTACAGACAGCGTTCCGCGTCGGGATTGGAAAAGACCTCTATAAATCCCTTGTATTTTTAGAGCAGAACGCGACTTCTTCAACAATCGCGCGGATAATTCGGGATCCGCGGAGAGCGAGGCCCTTAACGCGTTTCTGTTTAATTCACCGGGTCCATTATTCGCTTCTAAAGGATATTATCCTTTTTACCGCGGCTCCGGCGGCGCAGCTTTTCAGCGTTCGTTAAGAGCACCGACGAAAAGGAGAAACAAGCGACTAACGAACCACTCAATTAGCATGCGGACATTATTTCAGGTTTCTTCTGCGAAGTAAAGTGGAGGGAATGGAGAATGCATATATCGGGCAAGAAATAGAAGCCACTAACAAGTGACCCTCCTTTCGCAATTAAATGGTCGCAGAAGATTATGTGGCTGGGGCCATTCCATGCCACGTAGATCACTTTATGcgctcgatgtctcggattttagtgaaactgaaatatgatgtagtccctGTCAAATTAGGGGGAGTTTAAGTGATCATCTTGCTGGTTCTGAATTAGACTTCGCAGAGAGTTGTTAGAGACTCTGAGCTGACTATACTGCTCGTAATTTCGCTATTCACCAGAAGATCTGATTTCGTCAGTGAACGGCAATCGTATTTCACGGACGAATTCTGCAAGCAAGGCAACGATCTCGCGGCAGAAAACACCGCAGGCGATTCTCGTAGTGAAAACATTCGAGGCTTCCGTGACCCGTCGTTAACCCAGTTAGGGTTGCCATTCCAGAGCACGCACTTGTCGTTACAGGCCTCTGGGCACGTTTATTCCATACTGGAAGGCTGATTGCGAGATGCAATCGAAAAGCGGCTCGTGGGATCGCGATGGACCGAAATGGGGCAGCGAAGCGGGGGAGGTCTCGATTACCGTAACAACTTTGTCCCGCTTATGAGCCCACGCTGGACTACAATCTGGTCCTTTGTCACCCCTAAATATGTGCTTCCAAAATGGTCGCGACATTCTACATTTTGCATCTGGAAAGGAATTGTCTCTTCGATACTTTGTTTATGTTAGTATTCTCGTTCCGTCCGAGACAAGTTCTCCTCCTCCATTGGAATTCTCGTAGCACAAGTTGCGGAGCAAGAAGTGCCCATGCGCCTGGCCGTAGGAAGAGGGTTGCTCGCTGCTCGAGCGCTGGGAACCGGAATCGCTGGAGCTGCACGGTAATTCGCGTTTCCTTCTCGACGGCATTAAGACACGGTTGCTGACCGCTCGAGACATCCGCGAGGGTGGAGGACGATTGAACGAAACGGTCGGACGTTTAATTATGGACAGCTGTGTGTAGGAGGAGCTAGGTGACCGAGCACGGTGCCGTCATCTTCTGATTCCCTCGTGACAATCACGTCTCGTCGCGTAATCAgctcagagagagagagagcgggcaGGAGGATGAAATCTCTGCGTGCTGGATCGTCTTAGCAACCACGACTGCTCCATTCCAGACTTTGGGGGAACGCAGAATAGAAAAATTTCGAGGATCAGTGGTTTAACTGGCTCTTTTTCCAAAAAAGGGAAGTGATGTAGTTCAATTGGTGAGAGGAGCTTTCTGATAGAAGGAAATCAGAAAGTCGTAGTCTGAGAGATGAATGCCACGGTGGGAGATTCTTAGAATCGAACGACTGTTGAGCCGAGTCCTGTACAGATTCGATTAAGAAGACTGGTAGGAGGTTTCCTAGCTGCTTCACGCGTGTAAATTGTTCACACTGTAATTTGCACCAGCTTTCTTTTCCCTTGCAAATGCGCGTTCTATAAATAGTTACGTGCGAGCATTGCCTTTTAAGCCGGCGAGATTCATTTAATGGCTAGCTGGGTTCGCATCGTCACGGGGACCGGAAGTCGTAATCATGATTACGCGCGTGCGTCAAATGTAGATCGGAATACGTCGCTTTTTGCGCCATTCTTCTACTTCGAAACTTAGTTTCTTGGGCATCTTTTCGTTGAAGAACGAGACGAACTTGAGCTGGATGTCTCCGAAGAGCGATAATTTCCCTTTCATCGAATATTTGAGGGAAACAGCGACCCCGAGAGGCAACTGGCTGAAATGGGAAGTGCTAATGACAAAATGACATCTTTTTTTAGAAATGGATACAGAgatgacgattttttttctggttacgGTGTCTGGGTGTCCTCCATGCGACTAGTTCCTTACGTCATCGGGAACAGGTTGCCGATTACGTCAACGTTCGCTCTGTATACCTTGAAACCTATCCTGGCGATTGATGATACTTGTAATTGAGCGTGATCTACGGCTCCCTCGACTGAAAAGGAGCCACTCATCCCCGGCGGGATCTCGAATAACGGAAAATGTCACTTAGCCCCTTCGACGTTGATGACCCACGCGCAGATGTGATGCCTCAGGCGTTTCCatgtaattattttaagtatttATGACACTTTTATCTGTTGTCGGTAATTGTAGGGAGCGATGATCGCCCCGACAGGCCCAATCAGTGACTAgggtaatttattatttatccaCTGCGAAAGTCCCTAGGGTCAAGCAGCGTGCATGTTTGGAGAACCAGTTGGGCCTTCCTCTTCCACGATTTCATTAACCCAATTCTCGAGGCTGTAGCTGTCGCGTTACGGAGATGCGTGGGCGGAAGGACACGTATGATGCTTCTCACTCACAGATCGCTGTGTCGCGTGCGTGTCTTCAACCCCTCGTTCTACAATTTTCAATTAACGGCACCGACGCGCCCTTGGACGTCCGTAACGCTATCTcaacctcaaaataattatttaaaaggacACAGTTTATGTCCAGTCACTTCGGGCAGTTTTCAATCAACCAGAATTCACGGAGTGCCGCTTGCAGTCGTCATTATTCCTATCAATTCCGTCGACGTTCAGCCTGGTCCTCTTGAGACATCCACGTTGATGTACTACAGCCAAGAGGCGAACATCCATCGCATTTCCCCGGGATTCTTCAGCACAGTGGCGTTGAATTTCCACGCGAAAAAGTCGTTCTCGTGGCCGGTTTTCTTGCGCCGTCAAGACGCGCCATTACGAGATTGGACAACCGACGGACAGGGATGAATATGAATATCTATCGCGTGCCCCCTTGCAGAGATAATGGTCGACACCGAGCAAACGGCGGCTTCCTGTTCCAGCCGGAAATGCCGGCATTGTATTTCTTTGCGGCCATCGAGAGCCATCCCGTTAAGTGATATACGATGAACACCATACGATGATTAGATGACAGTGCACTCCTACGAGAAACCCCATCGCCTCTCGGGAGTTAGTGGGTCCACGTTCAAGGTTGTGTAAACGTGTCTAGCCGGAAACTTCCCATCGCTAATGAGACATCCGTCCCTCTAACACCGGGACCAGTCGACAACTGGCGTATCCTTGAAACAGACTGCTCGAATCCAGGCTCGTAAACCGAGACGGGCAGCCGTTGCGTGTTCCTGCGGATCCGTTTGCAGCCAGGGTCGATTCTATACCAGGCGATGACGCGTCGGGTCGGGCAAGCTTTCTTTTCAAATCGAGGCGACGACGGGTACGAAAAGGAGGACCGGGGAGAGCTGTCGAGACGCATTTCAACGATCGATTCGAATTACCCGTTCGCATGGCTCAGCGCCTAATTCAACCCCGCGCGCATATCCGtcccatcccccccccccccgccccgcgGGGCGGTTTTCTCCCGTTCGCAACCCCTTCCGACCGATGCAAGAAGCTGCACGTCGAGCTGTTTTCGAGGGCGCATTATGCAGCCGCGTAGACGAGGCAGCGCGACGCGATGTTTCTCTCCCTGCACACGGTGATTACACGTTTGATGACCCTAGTTTTCGACACAGCTGTCGCGTGGCTGCTTTCCCAGAGGAGGGGCGCACCGTTTTCTGCGACGATTTGCATAGTCGAGTTgggtacttttttttaatggcGTCGTTAGTGATCGTCGAATTTGGGATTATAAATTGCTTGAAAGATTGATATCCGATGTTCGACGTTTCCTTTTAATACGGGGATGTCGCGGAGGATATTTATAGCATTATCGACGTCATACTGTTACTTGATACacgcattattttttatattacagcTATATACTGCAGTACTGTCAGTACTATAGTATAGCTTGTAATAGTGGTACTACTACTATTTCCATTAACGACACCAAgtggttttttttatatatgtcaAGATCTCATTTCATTCAAGAATGTTTCCTTCTTCTTTGACCCATACGCTACAGTGTGACTGTAAGTACAGTTATACTCGAAAACGTTGCGTACTTCCGTCGTTAACGGAACTTGAAAGTTCGTTACGAAACTACGCCAAGCTGCAGTCCCCCTTTTCCAATACATACACCCCGCAATGGCTACTCCATTGATTTCGCGATGTATCCGAATATAACCATCTCGCTGGATTACCTCAGACGCTTTTATTATGATCTATAAATAAAGGATCCTGAGAGAATTGACCCAAATACTTGGTTCCATCGTTATAGTGAATTCTGCGCCTTATCTCACTTAACTAGATCTACATCACAAGCTTTAAACTACTATGAACTAACCCTGACGGTAAATAGCGCGTGGATAACGGAATTCCTGTATTTATCGATGAATGCATATTTctgctaaaaaaaaaagcaaggtTAATTGTCCGAGAACTGTTTGACTCCGTGGATAGGGGGCCATCTATGAGAGACTGGCTCATTCTTGGTAGCAATCAGTGATTGGCAATCACTCGTTCTGACCAGGTCAGGGGAGAAGGGAAGCGAATGGTACGATGATTTCGCGCACACCGTGTGCATGGTATCGGTAACATACTACGCTGGGGAATATATATTGTTTATTTTCACCAGAGGCAAAACGAACAGGATGCCCGACGTGTATTTACCGCGCGGCGGATAACGGAACCCGTGTCTTCCTTGTTGCACTCGCGCGCGCGCAAGGAACCGAGCAAGCAAAAAGGGACAGACGCGCGTGTATAGATACGGGGACGACGAGCGATGCGAAGAAACGAGAAGGAGCCCGTGTATATGTACAGTATCGTCATCCGGGCGAACGGTGAACCAGAGGATTTCTTCGATCAGAGATCGCACTGCGAACCTCCGCCCGCGTTTCGTCGGTAAAAGTAAAACCACGCTCGCCGGGCGCTCGCGCGAGCACAATGGATTTCGCCGGTTGTCTTCGACGGGGTAACGGTAGTCGATACCAGGGCGTACGCTACGAGTTGATCTATCCGAGAAATTGCATCGCGCTGCAGCTCCCACGGATTCGATATCTCCAACGTTTGAAAGAGGAAATCGAATCAAAGGCTCCGCTGGCACGAGCTATTAGCGAGGTTATAAGAGGCAATTAGTGGCGCTGCGGTGAAAATCggtgacatttttaaaaatcccTAGGGAAGGCGAACGTATAGATCCTTTTCATGAGTATCCTGGCTACGATGCATGGAAATGATAGTACGAAGATTATGGACGAGTAAACTCGTGTTATCGTAGAACTGTTGTTCTCGCGTTTACAATTAAAGTTTTACAGCCTCGTTCCGGAAACACGCGCAGACAGGAAACGAACACAAAGACGGCTCAAAGAAACATTTGAAGTGTCCAGCAGCGGGAGGTGTACTTTCAGCAGGCATAAAAGGCTTTCGAATTAAGGATTCTGTGCAACTTGGTACGTAGTCGTATAAACAAGTCTTCAGAGTTGCGCGAGTTTCAGAAGAGTTTTTTAATAAGTCGCTGCGCAAGTATCAGAGGGAGCTTTAATGACCTCCGTGCCTCCATTCGATGGAACATGTTGAAATCTTTATGTTTGAGGTGTAATAAATGCAAATGCGTTGCGGAGTCAGGGTTGCATTAACCGTAGCGCCATCACCGATACATAATTAATTCCAGTTAAAGCCACTGGAATTTGGTTGCCTTCCGGTGGGGTTCGCGAAAATCGCCATAAATTCAACCAGTTACGATTCCACTGGTGGAACAGACTTTGATGTTTGCCCTGTTACGTTTCCGGAAATTCAATAGCCCGTCTTCGCAATTCGCGACAAGAATCGAGTCTACCGTTCCGTAATTAACGGCGAGACTATTGACAAAAAGTTCAACGGTGTGAGGTAGATTTAATTAATAACCATCGAACGTGCCCGCCGCCAAGTCTGCCGGCTTCACAGAGGAAGTATAATATCGCGGGTAACTGCATTTTCTAAATTAATTTCCGCCCTGCCGTGTTTTCTTCCTACCTGTTCCTCGTAATTTCCGCGGCGAAGAACTCGATGGCCCTTCATCGCGTTCCTAAAGCGACCTTTTATCGTTGGTACCGAATGGCACGTAGGTCTCGGTCGATACGAAATCACAAAGGTCAGACAATTCTCGCTACGACGAGTCTGATTAGGCTTGGTAGATTTTCAACTTCGCTTCCAACCTTAACTTGTACTCTAGTGATAACAAGATCGATCGATGGTTTTCTGTGGCATCTTTTCCGAGTCAATTAATGGAAACCATTTTGTTGCAGGTACATACAGCGAGGGAAAGCACTGTATACAATTTTAGTGATTCAGTGGGGAAGCTATAGGTATCgaattgaaattataattacacGGACCCACTTCTGTGGCAGCACTGCAGCTTCACAAATTACATTAAGCCCATCTGCGACATCTATTATCCACGGTTTCGCGTATAATCCGAAAACCAGCGTGCATTCTGACAGTGCAGTTGATATCCGAGTACAGTTAGCCTTTTGTGCCACAAAACCTCGAGAAGCACGTCAATTTTATAAAGAGAGTGATTTTACGGATCACTTTTGAACATTTTACGACCACAAATATCGACCGTGATATCATCTTTGCAATCAGAATGAACCGGTTTCGACGAATTCTATTAAGCAGCACGCCGTATATTGCACGCTTGTGCTGTTCTACGAGGCAATACAACTAACGCCAAAAAAACTACAATCCGTTACGCTCGTGTAATCACTTTTCTCATATACACCATTCTAATGCAATTAGCAGTGCCACCAAAACAACCATGGCTATAGTGTTTGAAACTTGATCCATGAATGGATGAAAGTGTTTACTTTGCGCGGATTACTTCGACACAACTAAGTGGCACGAACAAGCACAAAGCGATAATATATTCGCACGATCCTCATTTTCATGGACATTTTGATACATATTACGCATGACGCCACCTAACTTTCATTCCCGTCGCTACATATGCTCCAAATTGATACCCCCCTCCTCCCCCGCGCTGACATTTCACAGAGAATGTCAGGCAATTAAATCACCAATGCAATCAGCGTAATGCCTTACACGTTCGCGCGTAAGCGAACTCGGCCGACACGTAATTGTTACGATCCTCGCGAGGCGACGACGTTAGCATAGCATATAGGCATTTTGATCGATGACAATCGCCACTTACGGCTCATCTATCTCGCTCAGTAAGCGGCTCAAGACGCCCGAGAACGGGACGCTGTCGTAAACACTGCGAACGGCGTGAGACGCGCAAATTCGAGGACACCCGAGTGCCCTCGAAGCGGGGCATCTTTCCGCGATTCGACCAAATTATCCCCGGAATCGATCGAACACTCAAACTCACCCGACTATCACCGACCCATTGTGTCGCGAGGCGGGACAGTCGGGTGCGATTGAAATCGAGCCCCTCGGGTACGCGTGCGGAGCGAGGGGCACGCGTAAATCACGGGACGTCATGCCGCTTCTGTCAATTAACCCGGGCGGTTGTCGCGGGATTAATTAAAACAGCGGTGAGAAACGTGTTCCAACCACTGACGTCGCGGAATACCCGTCGCACAGAGGATGTCGTCCGTTAAAAACAATTGACCACGATTTAAGACGAAAACGGGGTCACGTAGATCCGAGTGGAACGAGAGAATCGCAACGGTCGCGCGTACGCGTGTACCGAGATACTTCGATCGGTGTATCGAAAAGGGTTGCTGCCCGGGCGGCCAAGGTGCTCTCGATTAAAGGGAGCACGAGTGGTATCACTCACCCCAGCGGCTTGGTTCGCCGTACTATCTCCCTCCGCTGGTTCGTTCGTGGCAGGTACACCAGGGCAGAGAATCACGAAGTGTCGAGGACACGCGAAACCATGCTTCCAGGTGAACTCTCCAGTACGAAGCCTGGCGAGCGACTGTTGCGTCCCGGTTCGGTCACGGCTCCCCTGCACGCCGGCTCGCGCTTCTCCCGCGCGTAAACGTCAATGCGAGTGCTCTCTAGTAACTGGCCACCTTTGCAACACCTTTCGTGCACCCCGGGTACCCCCACCGGGCCCCGCGGGCTCCGTTTGTAAATAGAGACGATCCACGGATCGCATTTAACCTAATTCCAATTACaggttttcaaaatttcaaatatgaCCTCAGGAATTATTAAATTGTCACCTCCCCGAGTGCCACCGAAAGGGTCACATTTATTTATTACCTTTGGTGAATTAATTAGCATTTAATCTATGGGTTTACGCTCACACCTGCTGGCGTTCTAGTGTAGAGGGTGGTTCGAATAATTAGAACCGTTACAGTAAcctaaaaaatgttaattgttagAAGAATAGTCATTATAGGAGAACTATGTAAAGATTTGTAAAAGAATTTCGCTTTCATGTCCTAAACATGTGATAATGAATATTTCCTACCAATGTAATGTCAAAAGGAGTCGTTCCACGGAAGTAATCCACTAGAACGAACAGCAACATGGGATTTCATTAAAGATCCATCAATGGCAAAGGAATTGCGACGGAATATTCGCATTCGAGTCCAATTTTGCCGCTCAGCGCTGTATTTCCTGTATAATCTCTCCTCCTCGCTCCACTTCCGCTTCGGTAATTCCCcctcgacggtggcgccgcgGAATCCGAATTAAACATTCACAACCAGTGGCGCTAGTGCGCGGCGCAGTTTAGGAGCGACGCGCGACGATTGTCGTAACAAATTTCGGACAGATCTTGCCCCGCTTTCACGCCATTATGGATTCGTTAGCAAATTACGGCAGTGACGGGGACAACAGTAACAACTCGGAGGATATAAAGGTGAGGGATACACGATATTTAAGTACTCGCGGAATATCCACAATCGTTTTGCCAATGGCGCACTGGCCTTGCCTCGGCATCCATGGCGCCCAAGAATTTTTTTAGTGTACACACAGTCGCGACGTGACTTCTGGGATAGGTTCTGAAGTCATGCAGCAGAATTTCTCTcggaaatgaattaattttctGGCTAGAAACTATTACAAGTTATTGCAAAAAATCCGATTACTTAAAATCTTAACAATTGATAAATTATACATTGCTTCCATGTAACTATTAGATAAATACATCGATGATTGTAATTGTATTAAGAAAtcatgtttaaaatatattttgaagtCTGCGCGTACAGTAAGTTGCATGCAATTCAAGCATCTGTTCCATGATTGCTATTCGCGCAACGTTAGCAATTAGTGTTGGATGTCAGTATAATAGGCAATGTTTGATGCTTATAGACCATTTAATTTTATGCCTTGAACATTGTGTTTCAAAGATGCCGTACGAAATGCTCGGCGATGTCAGCAAAAGAGCCAGCGACGCCAACTACGACCCGGTACAAATGGACATGAGTGAGGTACAGTGAAACTGAATGTTCGCAAACTCTTGTTCTTAGGATTAAGTATGAAACATTAAGACAATTACTAGGAAGATACCGTGGTGACTTTATGGGGGCTGTATGTACATGTAGGGTCATATGCCTAAAGGCCTAATATTTGATTCTCAGGGGGTCACCTCGAGACcagaaatttgaataaaatacgCATTCACAATATCACTTTTACTGCACCCTTTTTGCATTGTCTAAGAAGAGAAATGATTTGCATTGAAATTAGTGGAAGTTTCATTATCGATCACCATTTgtgtttatataataaaaaacacCCAGAGTAGTCGCAACATAATGTACATAATACGATGATATTGTGGCTTTCATTGGTCCCTTTGAAGATTGTCAAGAAGTAATTACGTCATGGTATTGTTTACATTATATCACAATGCAATGCACCATTATTGTTTAATCGTTCCAATaagatttctcgataaattattATTAGAAAACAGCAACACGTGATGCTGAAATATTTACGAAGTACGAGACATGACCTTAAAGCCTAAATTATCGCGCGGCAGACACGATGAGGGTAGAGACTCAGatatatgaaatttaaataataagtaAATGGGAATAGTGCCATTTCGTGAGAAAATATTAACACGTAGCTCTGTTGGTAATACATGATACAATATCTACGCACCTCGGCAAGGTCTATGCTGTGTGAGGGTCTTTCAAGACTTCCCCAAGTCCTATTCAGAAGACAGAGGTGAGTAGAGGAAGCCGGAAGAAGGTAacactaacaaaaaaaaaaaaatcaaccatCAAAGAAACCACATGTACAAACATATTCGGGTAATATAACTAACTGCTGCAGCAGATAAATATGAAGGGCCCTCATGTTCCTATTTCTATGTTTCATTCTATTTATCTCCTGGACATTGTCTGGATACATGTTTCACAATGAAATTTGCAGTGAATACAAATGTACTACGTAAAAAAAGAGAACTTTTGTATCAAGTACAACCAAGGATGTGAGAGAATCACGTTGTGCGGTTTATTTTTGCGAAAATTATTAGGGTTAAGTATATGAAACATTAAGATTGGCCATCCTATTACAGTAATTACAAATGTCGCAAAACTCAATATTTGGGTACACTGCAATTTTGTGATACTTATTCCTTCCGCTATGAAGATTATGGCATCCACCATAGTACTATACTTTACTACCAGGGGCCACAAAATTATAGTGCTTAAATCATTGATTTTTGCCAAAATTGAGGGTGCTAAAACCACGATTTATACTATATATAGTTCTTGCGATGCAAATTGagatttatgtttttttttactagaAAATTATGTGAAAAGTTTATAGTAACGTGcgtcatttttatttctttaggAAAGCAACAACAACAATTCGTCCAGGGAGTCCAGTAGGGAGCGTACAAATAGCCCGGCAACGCAATCGAGGACAGAGGCATCGCGAACGTTACCTTCTCCCTCAGACCAGAGGTGAGCTGGTTTGTTTATCAACGTATTCTCCTCCGAACATGAAATAAATGCGTTCTCTTCTATGCAATTTCCATGTAGAATTAATAAGAGTAAACTTGCGACATATTTACCACATAATATTTCCCATACATGCAGAATAATAATACGAATCTGTGTGGTATACCCTGCAGAACGTAATCGTTTTACAGGCGATCTGATCATGAAAATCATACAGCGAACTCGAAAGACGATCACAAGCGAGGAGATCGATCTGATCGTAGCAGACACATGAGCGACAAAGGTCGGCGGTCGTCGTACGATGATAGAAGGCAACGAGATAGTCACAGGGACAGTAGAGACCCAAAGAGGAGTCGCGATGATGACAAAAAGTCTCGCGATGACGACAAAAAGAAGGAGAGGAGCTCTGTGGGATCCAGCAGGGACGAGAAGACCGATGACAAGGAGAAGAACGACAAAGATCATCACTATCGTGACGATCGGAGAGATCGTAATCGCGATAGAAACGACAGGGATAGAGACAGGGGACGCGGTAACAGGGACAGGGATCGAGATCGCCGACATTCCAGGGACGACAGATCCAAGGATCGACACCGGGACGATCGGTCCAATTACCACAAGGAGAAGGATCGCGCGAGATCGAGATCGAGGTCCAGGGATCGCGCGCCTCCGCCCTTCAGAACGATGAGTTACAGAGAGGAGAAGGGCAGGAACAAGCTGGCCCAGTTGGAGAAATTGGGAATCGAACTGAAAGCGCCGGAAGGAGACACAGTGCCACCTGGTGTCCAGAATGAGCAGAACTATTACAATCCCTTAGCGACTGCAAGCCAGGGAAAATATGCGGAACAGATACAGAAGAGGAAGCTTTTATGGGCGAACAAGGTAAGGGTAACTGCGTTAGTTTTCAGATTGTACCGTGTGTATTTATATCAATTACATTCTCCGTGAAATTGCTGCCTGCAGTCGAAGCAAGACGAGGGCAGAACTTCTACAGCAGCCTCGACAACGAACACGTGGGTGGGCACGACATTCACTCACGATCAGGATGGCAAAGTAACGGCTAAATTTAAGCGATTAATGGGTATCAAAGATGACGTGCCGGCCCCGCCACCTTCAGGTGCGAAGCCAGACATATTAAAGAAGCAAGAGGAGATGTTCAATAACATGGAGCAGCAGTACGAAGTAGCACGTGCTACCACGCACACACAACGTGGTGTTGGACTAGGATATGCTACTGGTGGCTATCAATTCCCCCgataaaataagattttttgaaCGTTCATGTTTACGATCAACAACGTGCCTCGCCACACTCACAGGCGCGACGTTACGTTTTGTCTGTTCGGTTTTGCAATCTTGCCAGGTCGATTGCAGAACAGAGTTTTCATTTCAGAGCCATTAAAGTATAGCGACTACTATAGAATAATACGGATAAACTTGCGAACTGCAGGTCCGAAAGATCTTGTTAGGGGTTATGTAATTATATTGTAAacattggaaataaatttattaagacTCTAGAAGGGGGCTCGGTGCTTTCGACTTGGCGATTATCCCAGATTTGTTTCTGAACATCGGGGAATATGAATGGGGATGAATCTTTTTATGCTATGAAAGTGTTCTGCAGCATCGTTTATATTATTTCCTCCTATCTATAACATTGTATGTACAAATACATATGAAATACAT from Andrena cerasifolii isolate SP2316 chromosome 13, iyAndCera1_principal, whole genome shotgun sequence includes:
- the LOC143375779 gene encoding uncharacterized protein LOC143375779, which encodes MDSLANYGSDGDNSNNSEDIKMPYEMLGDVSKRASDANYDPVQMDMSEESNNNNSSRESSRERTNSPATQSRTEASRTLPSPSDQRRSDHENHTANSKDDHKRGDRSDRSRHMSDKGRRSSYDDRRQRDSHRDSRDPKRSRDDDKKSRDDDKKKERSSVGSSRDEKTDDKEKNDKDHHYRDDRRDRNRDRNDRDRDRGRGNRDRDRDRRHSRDDRSKDRHRDDRSNYHKEKDRARSRSRSRDRAPPPFRTMSYREEKGRNKLAQLEKLGIELKAPEGDTVPPGVQNEQNYYNPLATASQGKYAEQIQKRKLLWANKSKQDEGRTSTAASTTNTWVGTTFTHDQDGKVTAKFKRLMGIKDDVPAPPPSGAKPDILKKQEEMFNNMEQQYEVARATTHTQRGVGLGYATGGYQFPR